Proteins found in one Thermaerobacter subterraneus DSM 13965 genomic segment:
- a CDS encoding flagellar protein FlaG, which translates to MVSPQQPLRAAFHPMVAAGGVPAQAAQPDPESVGRVLPAPGTASSSGAIVGATGLRGPGGNPGAVELREHADLAGHAGPAHHAAAAGDEAASAAATAGDSMPHDFSPWMPPLPDLHRDPFSYQLHFHLDEATGRVVAEVVDRETGETVRQVPPEHVLRIAMYVKMLLGQQVDQRG; encoded by the coding sequence ATGGTTTCACCCCAGCAACCCCTTAGGGCAGCTTTCCATCCCATGGTGGCGGCGGGCGGCGTCCCCGCCCAGGCCGCACAGCCTGATCCCGAGAGCGTGGGGCGTGTTCTTCCAGCACCAGGCACGGCTAGTAGCTCCGGAGCCATCGTCGGGGCCACGGGCCTCCGTGGTCCTGGTGGAAACCCCGGCGCCGTCGAACTCCGAGAACATGCCGATCTGGCGGGCCATGCCGGCCCGGCGCATCACGCCGCGGCTGCGGGAGACGAGGCTGCTTCCGCCGCCGCGACCGCGGGCGACTCCATGCCCCACGATTTCAGCCCGTGGATGCCACCTCTGCCCGACCTGCACCGGGACCCCTTCAGCTACCAGCTCCACTTTCACCTGGACGAGGCCACTGGCCGGGTGGTGGCGGAGGTGGTCGACCGGGAGACGGGCGAGACCGTGCGGCAGGTTCCACCCGAGCACGTGCTGCGGATTGCCATGTACGTCAAGATGCTCCTCGGGCAGCAGGTCGACCAGCGCGGCTAA
- a CDS encoding flagellin has product MRINHNVAALNAWRNLSQTNGLLNKSLERLSSGLRINRAADDAAGLAISEKMRAQISGLQTAQRNAQDAISLIQTAEGALNESHSILQRMRELAVQAASDTNTAADRAQIQKEIDQLAQEIGRIARTTEFNTQKLLDGSFEQDGITFQIGANAGQNISVKIGNMGGFSLGVVSDQVKAQATVSATVTTGTTQDIADGTYTARSGASGGYELVDTSGTVVAKSNDGKGWTSTAGGADADTFTFSVAVTNGTVTIATSGTTTTATASTVVSFTNGGLEAGTYTYDATAKVLKDSSGNVVATEDPTTAGKFIDSKGNVVLDASGLGTLSDGQVFTVSGLDVTSQASASSAITAFDSAIESVSGQRADLGAIQNRLEHTIANLGVAVENLQAAESRIRDVDMALEMANFTRNQILLQSGTAMLAQANAMPQAVLQLLQG; this is encoded by the coding sequence ATGCGGATCAACCACAACGTGGCCGCCCTGAACGCCTGGCGGAATCTCAGCCAGACGAACGGCCTGCTCAACAAGAGCCTGGAGCGGCTGTCGTCGGGCCTGCGGATCAACCGGGCGGCCGACGACGCGGCGGGCCTGGCCATCTCGGAGAAGATGCGGGCCCAGATCTCCGGCCTGCAGACGGCCCAGCGCAACGCCCAGGACGCCATCTCACTGATCCAGACGGCCGAGGGCGCGCTGAACGAGAGCCATAGTATCCTGCAGCGGATGCGGGAGCTGGCGGTGCAGGCGGCGAGCGATACGAACACAGCGGCGGACCGGGCGCAGATCCAGAAGGAAATCGACCAATTGGCGCAGGAAATCGGCCGCATCGCCCGCACCACGGAGTTCAACACCCAGAAGTTGCTGGACGGGTCGTTCGAGCAGGATGGCATCACCTTCCAGATCGGAGCCAATGCTGGTCAGAACATTTCGGTCAAGATCGGGAACATGGGCGGCTTTAGCCTGGGCGTGGTGAGTGACCAGGTCAAGGCCCAGGCGACGGTTAGCGCTACGGTAACCACAGGTACCACTCAGGACATTGCGGATGGCACCTACACTGCCCGGTCGGGTGCGAGCGGCGGCTATGAATTGGTCGATACAAGCGGAACTGTCGTAGCGAAGTCAAACGATGGTAAGGGATGGACTAGCACGGCTGGCGGCGCCGACGCGGACACGTTTACCTTCTCGGTTGCGGTGACGAACGGTACCGTCACCATTGCGACGAGTGGCACGACTACTACTGCTACTGCCAGCACTGTCGTCTCCTTCACGAACGGTGGGCTCGAGGCGGGTACTTACACCTACGACGCCACCGCCAAAGTCCTGAAGGATAGCAGCGGCAACGTGGTCGCGACCGAAGATCCGACGACGGCCGGCAAGTTCATTGATAGCAAGGGCAATGTGGTGTTGGATGCGAGCGGCTTAGGTACGCTGAGCGATGGTCAAGTCTTCACGGTTAGCGGTCTCGACGTGACCTCCCAGGCGTCCGCCAGTTCGGCCATTACCGCGTTCGACAGCGCCATCGAGAGCGTTTCGGGCCAGCGCGCCGACCTCGGTGCCATCCAGAACCGTCTCGAGCACACCATCGCCAACCTGGGCGTGGCGGTGGAGAACCTGCAGGCGGCCGAGTCCCGCATCCGCGACGTCGACATGGCGCTGGAGATGGCCAACTTCACGCGGAACCAGATCCTCCTGCAATCCGGCACGGCGATGCTGGCGCAGGCCAACGCCATGCCCCAGGCGGTCCTGCAGCTGCTGCAGGGTTAA
- a CDS encoding Cof-type HAD-IIB family hydrolase, producing MLPYLIALDVDGTLLDSQGRLRPRVKNAVRAAVAAGHHVCLATGRRWVASRPFAQELGLRTPCIVHNGAVAVDPLTDRPVWKQPLPAEFARQAILKARELGVTLFFHDLDHPHGDRMLYEPGARLPKASWFFEAGRLTQEVPDLLEWVSVGAVRVLVRDRYEGAQAFRRWITAEWGDAVRVLAGTDLEPGLYAVEVSDAPVCKGWAVERLAAHLQVPVERVVAFGDWDNDIEMLQFAGIGVAMANGSPAARAAANRVTATNDEDGVALVLEELLGGAVGVGRS from the coding sequence TTGCTCCCTTACCTGATCGCCCTCGACGTCGACGGCACCCTCTTGGACAGCCAGGGCCGGCTGCGCCCGCGGGTGAAGAACGCGGTCCGGGCGGCCGTGGCCGCCGGTCACCACGTCTGCCTGGCCACCGGCCGCCGCTGGGTGGCCAGCCGCCCCTTCGCCCAGGAGCTGGGCCTGCGCACCCCCTGCATCGTGCACAACGGTGCCGTGGCCGTCGACCCCCTAACCGACCGGCCGGTGTGGAAACAGCCCCTGCCGGCCGAGTTCGCCCGCCAGGCCATCCTGAAGGCCCGGGAACTGGGGGTGACCCTGTTCTTCCACGACCTGGACCATCCCCACGGCGACCGCATGCTCTACGAGCCCGGGGCCCGGCTGCCCAAGGCCTCCTGGTTCTTCGAGGCGGGGCGCCTGACCCAGGAGGTGCCCGACCTGCTGGAGTGGGTGAGCGTCGGGGCGGTGCGGGTGCTGGTCCGTGACCGGTACGAGGGCGCGCAGGCCTTCCGCCGGTGGATCACGGCCGAGTGGGGCGACGCGGTGCGTGTGCTGGCGGGGACCGACCTGGAGCCGGGCCTCTACGCCGTGGAGGTGTCCGACGCCCCCGTGTGCAAGGGCTGGGCGGTGGAGCGCCTGGCCGCCCACCTGCAGGTGCCGGTGGAGCGGGTGGTGGCCTTCGGCGACTGGGACAACGACATCGAGATGCTCCAGTTCGCCGGCATTGGCGTCGCCATGGCCAACGGCTCCCCCGCCGCCCGGGCCGCCGCCAACCGGGTCACCGCCACCAACGATGAAGACGGTGTTGCCCTGGTGCTGGAGGAGCTGCTCGGCGGGGCGGTGGGGGTGGGGCGATCCTGA
- a CDS encoding S1 RNA-binding domain-containing protein, producing MAAAGEGVRDLAGLVPLAPGTRVHGTITGIVDYGAFLVTDDGRRGLIHISEISDWYVERAEDYFYKGERVQVEVVHFDPNSGKYAFSTRRLGGKQPLANRYADRLLELHRHGVTGARYRYGTGWARRPHARRTGRPGPAAGATGSQGSAGGPGYRLPGGTSGDGRRGLGAPRSLARQGSDPAGATGTAGNAGHGPAGHHGPAEHGVPSHGPRPGGGGNLETAGGAARPATGSWRDRDAGRLRTRYQAGAGWRSAAPVAGENRESREALLQLLRHHVGQVSPAARTELDRLVETYGSERVATALARVLEETDRALQVIEAAGRRLASGTAD from the coding sequence GTGGCAGCAGCGGGCGAGGGAGTGCGGGACCTGGCCGGGCTTGTGCCCCTGGCGCCCGGGACCCGGGTCCACGGCACCATCACGGGCATCGTGGACTACGGCGCGTTCCTCGTGACCGACGACGGCCGCCGGGGGCTCATCCACATCTCGGAGATCTCCGACTGGTACGTGGAACGGGCGGAAGATTACTTCTACAAGGGCGAGCGGGTCCAGGTCGAGGTGGTGCACTTTGATCCCAACAGCGGCAAGTACGCCTTTTCCACCCGCCGCCTGGGAGGCAAGCAACCCCTGGCCAACCGCTACGCCGACCGCCTGCTGGAGCTGCACCGCCATGGCGTGACGGGCGCCCGGTACCGGTACGGCACCGGTTGGGCTCGCCGCCCCCACGCCCGACGAACCGGCCGCCCCGGCCCGGCAGCCGGCGCCACGGGCTCCCAAGGCTCTGCCGGCGGCCCTGGATACCGGCTGCCGGGCGGCACGAGCGGCGATGGCCGGCGGGGCCTGGGAGCGCCGCGCAGCCTGGCGCGGCAGGGCAGTGATCCGGCCGGCGCGACCGGCACCGCCGGGAACGCCGGCCACGGGCCGGCGGGCCACCACGGGCCGGCGGAACACGGTGTCCCGAGCCACGGGCCCCGACCGGGCGGCGGCGGGAACCTGGAAACGGCCGGGGGCGCCGCCAGACCGGCGACCGGCAGCTGGCGGGACCGTGATGCGGGCCGCCTCCGCACGCGGTACCAGGCAGGTGCGGGCTGGCGCAGCGCCGCTCCGGTCGCCGGTGAGAACCGGGAATCGCGGGAGGCCCTGCTCCAACTCCTCCGCCATCACGTGGGTCAGGTATCGCCCGCCGCCCGCACCGAGCTGGACCGGCTGGTCGAGACCTACGGGAGCGAGCGGGTGGCCACCGCCCTGGCCCGGGTGCTGGAAGAGACGGATCGGGCCCTCCAGGTGATCGAGGCAGCGGGCCGCCGGTTGGCGAGCGGCACGGCGGACTGA
- the fabZ gene encoding 3-hydroxyacyl-ACP dehydratase FabZ — protein MAEQDQPQGGLDIQAILEVLPHRYPFLLVDRILSLEPGRRAVGRKCVSANEPFFQGHFPGRPIMPGVLILEAMAQVGAAAVLSVPANRGRLALFAGADRVRWRRPVIPGDCLEIEVEIIAMHGPLGKGRARATVDGELAAEAELSFALR, from the coding sequence ATGGCGGAACAGGATCAGCCCCAGGGGGGCTTGGACATCCAGGCGATCCTCGAGGTGTTGCCCCACCGTTACCCCTTTCTCCTGGTCGACCGGATTCTTTCCCTCGAACCGGGACGCCGGGCGGTGGGCCGGAAGTGCGTAAGCGCCAACGAACCCTTCTTCCAGGGTCACTTCCCGGGCCGGCCCATCATGCCTGGGGTGCTGATCCTGGAGGCCATGGCCCAGGTGGGGGCGGCGGCGGTGCTGTCCGTCCCCGCGAACCGCGGCCGCCTGGCCCTCTTCGCCGGCGCCGACCGGGTGCGCTGGCGCCGGCCCGTGATTCCGGGCGACTGCCTGGAGATCGAGGTGGAGATCATCGCCATGCACGGTCCCCTGGGCAAGGGCCGCGCCCGCGCCACCGTGGACGGCGAGCTGGCCGCCGAAGCCGAGTTGAGTTTTGCTTTGCGGTAG